TGTTTGTGTGGTTGTCCCATCAAAACAAATGAAAcccacaaaaatatttttttcacaAACCAACATCATTCAAAActataaatttacataaaaaaaaatattttcatacatataaatatattttttaatacaaAATTGCATTTTATACAAAATAAAAGTCCCTAAATTTCCACTCGTCAACAGATCTACAAATTTATGTTGACGTAAAATCACTAAAACGTGTCTTGAAAAAATAAATGCACCAAACTCGCCTTAATCTGTTGTTCATTATCCTCGTATTTTGAACAACAAATCCCCAACACCTGCgaaaatcaaagaaaaaaatagATGGTTTACATTCCACAAACGTGAAAACACTTTTTTAGTGTACGTAAAACAAAGTGTTTACATACTCCACCGTACGCAACAAAATTTTTACATTCGTCACCCGATCgtaaaaacattttacaaacGCATGTAAAATAAACATTTGCACTTAGTAGGGACCACTGCAATCACTTTATGAGTTCAATCTTGAATTCCTAAGCACGTGTGCCCTCAAGAAGGACATAGATGACATGTTCGATAATGAAGTGGTCACTTTCCGTTACGGTGGTACTTGGTATGGCATTTCAGTGGCTCAATTCAGTGTCGATGTGGGAATCTACACCGAAGAAGAGATTGGAGAATCCATCTTCAACGACAGTATTATTGAGATGCCCGACAACACAAGAAATACCTTCTGGGCACAGATTGGAGAAGGGATCTACAACCCGAGCCACACAAAGAGTACCAAAATCCGGGACCCGCTCATTCGCTACATTCATCGGGTCCTAAGTTGTACTCTGTGTCAAAGGAGAGATAGCGGGGGTGTTGTGAATCTTCGGGAGGTTACTTATCTATATTGAATCCTGAACCAACAACCCCTTAATGTCGCCTACATGCTGTTGAAGAACATGGCCACGAATGCAAAAGCCACAGATCCAACGTCTATCTTCTTCGGTGGCTGGATCGCCCGGGTCTACAAGACCTACGCCGAACGCACCCCACGTAGCTTCACAAAAGAGGTTGGCGTCACCCGGGCCGACATCAGCCTATGTCGCAACCTAAACCTCATTGCCGACTGCAACAACGGACTATTGCGCTTCAAAGACAACAAGTCTGACATCCCCTCTTTTTCTTACTATAAATAAAATATTCTGAAAATTTTTAAATGACTAAGTAACAAATATAATGGCTTGTTGAAAAATGAGGTGTCTAGACTAGTAAAAAATTaccatttaataataataatacaatatGTATACATCCCGTTAtctaaatataaataaaatataatactaTTTGTTGTTTCGTTAGAGTTATATTGTATTCTTAATACTTTTAACGAGCAACTAACAGCTGAAACATGAGTTATGAAATATTTAAAGTTGTGTAATGTAAGGATTAGATGCGAGTAAACGAATGTTTAAATTCTAAACTTAGACAATAAATTCTTTAATCTATATTATACAtatgtttttaatttaatatataataatatgtaTGTGGTGttcaaaattatatataactAATAACAATAAAAGATAACGCATGGAAACTTGTAATGAagtttgttgtttgttttattaattaattaataatatattatatataaaataatataattataacattttgaaaaaaataataaaagccAACTAATACAGGTTATATCTCTATATCACCTGTGTATGCACCACCATTCAGTCAGTTTAAGGTGAAACCTGTCAAATTTATAGGCGATGACGGTGGATTTATATCTTAATTCCTTAAGATTTTTAAAATATACGATGTCAATCTTTCAAAGAAAGCTGTTATACAAATATTGAGTTGTAGAGATCATCAAGTGGATTAAAAGTGGTAGTTATAGGCAAAAAAACGATGATCAAACTGAGTAGGGATCGGGTTATAGCCTAGTGACATCTTTGGGGTGCGATAAGACTTTGAATCAATAGGTCAtcggttcgattctcacaaggaGGGTTTTCCCATAAATAttgggttttctcctgaattggtgtatatgcattatgcctagtggagatggatatgatcgggtgattccATTAATGTCACGATGATACTTCAGTGGTCCGTCAATaatccaaatttaccgttaaaaaaaacaaaaaacgaGTAGGGATCGGAGGCTAGTGATAATTGGTTGGATGTAAAACGAGCATTTAAGTTAAGAGAAGTATCTAAACTGGCTTTTAATATGGTTTAAAAAGTAAAAGGTAAGCAACCAACTATACCAACCATATTTTTATACATGTGTCATATACATGTGGATATTAACAGTATTATATATGCATATTTGTGGATTACTGAACTAAAATACTAGTTTtagaaatatatacacacattaatattattaatattaatattaatattaatatatactATAAACTACATGCAGGGAAAGAGTATGAGGCAACAGCCTGATAATTCTTAATTGTTCAAGCCAAATTATAATTCTGTtctgtttaaatttacagttttaccaTTAGTTTTGTGTATTTTTTCTCCTAGCAAAAtcacgattttgccctcagttaaaatttacagttttgcaaTCGTTTTTGTTTGTATTCTCTTTCAAATTACAATATTGCCCCTAGTGTAAAATTATAGTCATGccatcgttttaatttttttttgacaaaactagGGTAGTTTTTTTgctttaattggttgactcggtgtaatttttattcgtggcAGGCGGCTGCCTGGCACACGCTTATTTGTCTTGAAATATTACAATTTTGTTCCagtttaaaattatattttttccatcgttttagtttttttagtaaaagtatggtagtgttttgttttaattggttgactcgatgtaatttttgTTGAGGTCGTTTTATGAGTAGTATGTATACGTAACCGAAACATAGACGTACATGTAATGAGAGAGTAATATTCAGCTtagtgccccgcaacgcgggcggggcaaaaactagttgCATACATATATTAATTTCAAACATAACTGAGGAATAGTGAATTGACGGTGACGGCGTTAATATGTTGAAACTAGAGCGACAAAGAGATACGGAAAAGAGAGAGACGCAAAAGAGAGAATGATGGAAGAAGAGCCGGCCTCTTCACCCCGCGACGCCGGTGACGCACTTCAacgctgatgatgatgatgatgatggtagtCGTGTCAGTTGCTGTTTGTGGCCTCCCGCCGGCTGCTCCGTTGTGACAGCGGCGATGGTGGTGTACTCCGCTAACCCAAACGACGAAAACatagggtggtggtggtgtttgtaGCAGTAGACAGCCACCGTTCCGGTGGTGGGAGGAGTCACGGTTACGGTTGTAGCCTTGAGCTCCGACGAAGGCAAGACGACCGATAGGATTACGACCAGATCTACTGGCTGGCTTGGCCGATTTAAGCGACAGAAATAGGGTTTCTATTTCGAGATACTGGTGGTGACGAGTGGAATTGACAGATTCGGTGGCGGTGGGGAGAGAAATTGGATCCGACAAAGATTCCGATCAGATTGCTGGCAACCATTTGTAAGATTTAACATATTCCAACCTGTTAACCGGTTCTCACTATTCTAGAGGTTGTGGGAACCTATAGTGATGTTAACCGGTTCTGGCGATGGAATGGTTAATGACTCCGACGATGGTGTGTGCTTTTTCAGCTCTAAAAAAGAGGCAACGGCACGGGTCCCTTCTGCATAAAGTAAGAACACCAATCTATACCTTTccaatttaaattttcattttagtTTTGTAGTTTTGGTTGGTGTTCACTTTGCTCATTCATAATAATATCCGCATTACACCGAGGCATTAAGATATATTAGGTTTCAATTTTCACAACTTAAATTTGCTGGGTTTTATTTTGGCCACATAAATGCGAGCTGCACCTTTGGCATTTTAGTTCTTAATTTTTACACGTCTTTGCTTCCCGATTTCTATTATAATTTACAAGAAGCATCCTCTAATTAATAAAACATTTAAAGATTTCATCCCTATATTTATAAATTGTCTTCAAGTCAACAAGAACTTTTATTCCTTCGATGAGttattatttttagattttttccctttttggcaatAAAGTAATACATTAAAATTGCTTACGCTTATTTTTCACAACCACGTAACTGTTTATATGTTTTATAATACATCGTTGCGACGTGTCCTTTTATCTGCGTTCAATATATCCAAATCGAGCCGCAACAACTTCATGTGTTTCTCTTCACGTACCGTCTATGTTTCAGTGTAAAATATATCGGTACTCATTGGCGAAGCTTCCCCCCCCCCAAATTTTCCgaaaccgggggggggggggggggaaacgtatatacctaaaaaatttctatacgaaagtaCTATTTATAACACTACGcatcgaaaagttcggggggtcgggcgccccctcgAAACATAACTAAGCTGCGCCACTGTCGGTACTGTGACGAATTGAACCGATGGTGTACCGATATTCATTTAAATAGTTTTAGATTATTATAAAACACGTGTCGATTGCTATACTAAGTGCAGGTATCGAGCCGATACAATAGTGAACCTAACCAATATTGATTGAAAGCCCGCCGCGTCGCGCGGGAACTCCAACTAGTTGAGATTAGCGGACAATAAGTATAGTGAAAGTCGAAGAACTTGATACATATATTTAAATGGCGGCTATATAATATGTAAATATATAAAGAAAAAGCGAAGATAAGTGAAGAAGGGACTTCACAAATAGATGCCACGTTTACTTGTATTTGAGAAAAGAAATAAGTTGAAGTCATGACTCATTCTAATAGCTTTAGGAGTATGCCACGTTTCTTTCTCTTGCGCCATCAAGTTAGTTCAGCCGTAAGATTTTCACCCATATATTCATATATCAATTACCTTTACAGTTTTGGGTGGTGCATCCACTAAATTGAAATTGTGGGTAAGAATTTAGAGGAATAACATAAGGTGATAGTTATCAGTTAAGGTGATGGCCGATGTATATTACGACGGACGCAAAGTAGCGGACTTTGGTCGCCATATATAGTCGAGTAACCAACATGAGTCTCTTATAATCGAAATTGAATTACCAATATTGAGAGGTAAAATACTTACCCTACTATATATACAATTTTGTGCTATTAGTagtattattattaatcacaTATTAACAAAATATAAACAGGGTTAACTTTACCATAAGTATTAGTTACGAATTTATTATTAAAATCATAGTAATGGTTATAGGAGACAAAAAGAAATTGACAGAAGATTCATCGGCGAGTTTCtttaggctacacggtatggggtGCGGCCCCGGTGCGTcgcgggtcggcgacggtccaaacaccgtgccgcccccatCCCGTCCCGTCCTCCCCGTCGGCTTCTAGCCGTTTGCGACGAAGCAATAATGGTGGCCCCCCCCACCTTTTTGAccgttgaaaataaaaaaaaaacaaaatttcaaacgGCTATATTTTAAAACACACCCAtttcacttccatttttataaatactcacatctttaaccccttttttcacaacttttcacccactaccaccccatctctctcacattttataaaccactcttccctttttataaaaaatcatcatattttgtaccattttttacccgctaccaccccatatctcgctaaaaaattatcatggcttcacccgtttcttccatttcttcaatttctgttatgtcttcatcgtcttcgtccgagtggtattcatcatcttcggaagaggatgctattatgcacaacatgattatgaacgcggctcaggTGTTCATGGCGGCCGATGAAGGGTCGTCCCAACGGCTATCTAGACGGGCAAAATATaaccgagaccaagaaggtattttaCTTTTTTTCCTTATCTTTTATATAGATtttaaaatgtattttataattaatttcatttatgttttgttctaaatttatagccggctacgataaactagtagccgattattttgccgacgaaccgGTGTACTCAGCCGAGATTTTTCGACGTCGTTTCCGCATGAGTCGTCCACTGTTTTTACGTATTGCAGGCGACATGgcccagtctgatccgtttttttacattgcgaaacgatgctagggggcaaaggggtttcagtaatttacaaaaatgtacgtcggccattcgccaacttgcATACGGTTTCGCACCCGATGCATTAGACGAGTACATTAGGATGTCTGAAAGAACCGCACGTCGATGTTTGCACAAGTTTTGCCaatgggttgtcaaattgtatagcaagcgatacctgcggaaaccgaacgcaaacgacgttcaaaaattatatcaagcacacgcacagagacatggtttcccaggaatgctcgggagcattgattgcatgcactggcaGTGGCAGAACTGCCCAGTTGCATGGCAAGGTCAGTACACTAGGGGAGATCAGGGACATCCGACTATCattctagaggctgttgcgtcacaggatctctggatatggtatgctttttttggtctacctggttcgctcaatgacctcaacatcatataccagtcacagatttttgatgatgtagtggcgggtacaggtccagacacaagctTTACGGTTTCAGGGGTGGAGTAAAAgcgaggttactacctagccgatgggatatacccaacgtactcgacaatCGTTAAAACTATCCCGCACCCGACCGACTAGAAAAAAGTTTGCAAAGTTTCAAGAGGGCgcaagaaaagatattgaacgggcttttggtgttctacaaaaaaaatggcacatcatttctattccagcacgttcgcaaacaccaaggaggttacgacacattaagtacgcttgtatcatccttcataacatgatcattgaagacgaagggagagcgatatgcgagtacgacgaaaacgcgtctactggaaattctgttccagttagtgaggaacaacaagatttgaacgccttcgctctacgtaacgagtacacacatcacaacctacaagcggacttgatggagtacatttggaacaacgctcaaaACGAACCCGCCCACCACATGGAAGACGAagactagtagcttattttaatatgttaggatatttttaagtttttttttaactttaggtttttaagtttatgttttttttttaatttatttttttaagtttaatttttttttaagtttatgtaatgttttttaatattaatgaaaatattttgttactttatttgttaaatgtttaaaaaaagttgaagattaaaaaaaataaaaaaaatataaaagtggtggaggatgatgactaggaccatcctcccatgccccctagttttggaggatgatccatcattgggaggactatgacgtgtcgcctacgtggcggatcatcctccaaggatggtccatcaccataccttATAGTCTTAGACGTCACACGTCCAAATGTACACAAATCCCGAAATGTTAAGTTGCGATTAATTGTGAAGATTActaaaggtaaatacttttaacttttttacaaattttgaaatgttttatttGTCAAATATAGCATGTGTTTATATTAAATATGTTTAGCATGTATACTAAGTTTACTGAAGCATTTGGAACACGTGAGTGTATTTCGAATTTGATCAAACTGGTACATGTTACGAAACCGTAAAACCAGGTATGTAATCACGGTAGGTAAATTGTACGTAAAACCGGGTATGTATTTGCGGTAGTATACACGAGAAATGATACTCGCGAATGTGTAGCTTACTAGTATGTGTGTAAATAGCTTTAATATTACTTATGCCTTGTTAAAAATTGTTTGGTGTCCGTTAAACGCTATTTAgtactaggggtgttcatcgaatcgaatatcgaattttcgaattattcgaatcgaattattCGAATGATTTTTATTTTCCagtgaattcgtattcgattcgaattcgattaaaacttactgaattcgattcgaatttgtattcgaataaaaaacccaatttgtattcgattcgtattcgaataaaatttcgaattcgaatcgaattcgaataaattcgatttaattcagattctttaaaaacatgtaaaaaactatcaaaatgaaacataaattttaaagcagccataaagcacgatatcacattaaaaaagtttcaaataaagtaccataagtgtaaaattcaaaacgagaagtcgggAATAACCACTCCACATTACAAATTAATATTTTCAGGGTTATAAATCTATTGATGgatttgttacttaggttttagttatgggccatgtagtgggtttgataatgggtaattttaatacttggagaaaaaattgaaaataatttatagtatagcttaataaaagttatatatgcattatatacaaaaataataaataaaaatgtataatttttattcgaatttcgaatcgaatcgaatttgcaattataaattcgtattcgatttacttaactcgaattgaatcgaattcgaattcgaattcgaattcttttagtcgaaacgaattcttgataatcgaattgaatttaaacgaattttgaatttttcgaattcgaaacaaATTCCGAACACCCCTACTATTTACCAGCTTTTAGTTGACAATGTTTTTCAGGTTATCACAAATAATTATGAATAGAAGGGCTAGTGCTGAAAGAAAGATAATTCCCTAGGCATAAAAAATCCTTGAGGCTAATATGTTTGTTAAACTATCGTTAAACAGAAATTTTGATTACCTTATGTATGAAACGTTTTGTATAAAAAAGGGTGTTTAATTCCCCATGTATAAAAGTAGGTTTTATTCAACTTACAAGTTgtttaagtaaataaaaataagaataaatacAAAACTTTTTCCATTGTGTATATATCAAAAAAAGTACCAACCGATTGGTCGCACGCCCGAGGTGTGACAACAAGGGCAAGGTTTGGAGCCCAAATGATCTGGATCAAGTTTTTTCCATTGAAGATGGCCCCAAACCGTCCTCCGCGATACTCCTCCGGGTTCGCCCCGGGATCTTCCTCACAAGGGGGAAGTGATTTTCCTAATATGCATGTGTATAACATCATGTAGGAAACACTTCAAGTATCCCGAAACGCCTTTAGCTTGGGTCAAAGCAAAAGCTCCTGGGTCGGTAGCATGGAGAGGAGCATCAACTCTATGCTCTCCGACATCACTTACATCCGGGAGCATATGGCGTACAGGGATGATGAGAAGGAAAGCGAGGACATGGAGTCGGA
This is a stretch of genomic DNA from Helianthus annuus cultivar XRQ/B chromosome 16, HanXRQr2.0-SUNRISE, whole genome shotgun sequence. It encodes these proteins:
- the LOC118488065 gene encoding uncharacterized protein LOC118488065, producing MSSSSSSEWYSSSSEEDAIMHNMIMNAAQVFMAADEGSSQRLSRRAKYNRDQEAGYDKLVADYFADEPVYSAEIFRRRFRMSRPLFLRIAGDMAQSDPFFYIAKRC